The following are encoded together in the Rhizoctonia solani chromosome 10, complete sequence genome:
- a CDS encoding Tyrosine kinase specific for activated — MEVPAGPPPAYTREDATYAQVALGLDKTIELGSEFKNALSAFRDFLTSQENDRLNRDQLRLLRSRAVHVLEECAKYKNEGGDPSLVLSIITEIFTGVSKELEKGPQWEEVIADPSATRGLESAIGNAFDRLEDQMRQMAKGEGMESTMYKHELEKARENDRKKIEDLEDTIRNLQGSIHQTPNEALQNSIKEKLKIIGDSSPHVLEKQIDARRSLAVIAELTGKSLPASTMLDRKFVTIGNQAISQGSSYDVFVGEYFTGEKIAIKVLRHRVDEETAKRTHQRFARLTENWSALRHDCILPFYGVGVMQSPVSPTEYQLYLVSPYLQNQDVKRYIKMYPKVAAHARLQMALDIARGLEYMHEGDDLLEGKGMVHSALNIYNVLVKDSGRAVISGFGHAKTSKLALQGPEILDDAVLTFGSDIWSWAMTSLEILTDEPPFGQKTRGTKIIQMIGTNKRPERASHTKIEEYENSDEIWQLFEDCWKRQPEERPSAHEVVQRFRPLVREFGKKSDTTVQKPPPPSHPRTEYGRSDPSVKQGVPPPGQHQLGKPDQPTVQGQSPASGTGGVSGGAQDGRATKPVAPGSTPPPPSP, encoded by the exons GAGAACGATAGGCTCAATAG GGATCAGCTGCGACTACTCAGAAGTCGGGCGGTACATGTCCTAGAAGAGTGCGCCAAGTATAAGAACGAAGGAGGCGATCCTTCACTGGTGCTGTCTATAATAACCGA GATATTCACGGGAGTATCGAAAGAACTGGAAAAGGGACCGCAATGGGAGGAAGTTATCGCAGATCCTTCAGCAACCCGGGGTTTAGAATCAGCGATTGGGAATGCATTTGATAGACTAGAGGATCAAATGCGCCAGATGGCAAAG GGTGAGGGTATGGAGTCTACGATGTACAAACACGAGCTAGAAAAGGCACGAGAAAATGACCGTAAGAAAATAGAAGACTTGGAGGACACTATACGAAATCTCCAAGGCTCTATACACCAGACCCCGAATGAAGCTCTTCAGAATTCGATAAAAGAGAAGCTCAAG ATCATTGGGGATTCATCTCCTCACGTACTGGAAAAGCAAATCGATGCCAGAAGATCGTTGGCAGTCATCGCCGAACTCACGGGGAAGTCTCTACCTGCGAGCACAATGCTAGACCGGAAGTTCGTTACGATCGGAAATCAGGCAATAAGCCAAGGCTCGAGCTACGACGTGTTCGTTGGAGAGTATTTCACAGGGGAGAAGATTGCGATCAAGGTGCTGAGACACAGGGTCGATGAGGAGACCGCAAAACGAACACATCAG CGTTTCGCTAGATTAACCGAGAACTGGTCTGCACTGAGGCACGACTGTATACTTCCATTCTATGGAGTTGGGGTGATGCAGTCACCGGTTTCACCTACAGAGTACCAACT GTACTTGGTCTCTCCATATTTACAAAACCAAGACGTC AAACGCTACATTAAAATGTACCCCAAGGTGGCTGCACACGCTCGATTACAAATG GCCCTAGACATCGCTCGCGGACTTGAGTATATGCACGAGGGAGACGATTTGCTCGAGGGCAAAGGGATGGTGCATAGCGCACTTAATATATACAATGTGCTGGTTAAAGATAGCGGAAGAGCTGTCATTTCTGGCTTTGGCCACGCTAAG ACTTCCAAGCTAGCTTTACAG GGACCCGAAATCTTGGATGATGCTGTTCTCACGTTCGGAAGCGATATCTGGTCGTG GGCCATGACGTCACTTGAG ATTCTTACAGATGAGCCACCATTTGGACAAAAGACGAGAGGAACAAAGATTATCCAAATGATTGGGACGAACAAACGTCCGGAGCGAGCAAGCCACACGAAGATAGAGGAGTATGAAAATAGCGACGAAATCTGGCAGCTATTTGAAGACTGTTGGAAGAGGCAGCCAGAAGAACGGCCGAGTGCACACGAGGTCGTGCAGCGCTTCAGGCCACTTGTACGGGAGTTCGGCAAGAAAAGCGATACGACCGTACAGAAACCACCACCTCCATCGCATCCAAGGACCGAGTATGGCCGGAGTGATCCATCCGTGAAACAGGGTGTACCACCGCCTGGGCAGCACCAACTAGGAAAGCCCGATCAGCCAACGGTCCAGGGGCAATCCCCTGCATCAGGTACTGGGGGAGTCAGCGGGGGAGCCCAAGACGGCAGAGCAACTAAACCAGTCGCACCAGGCTCGACGCCCCCTCCGCCCAGCCCATGA
- a CDS encoding Fungal specific transcription factor domain gives MLDIPMSAPRCKTCEASNKKCDGTRGPTGCRRCAQAGLECGGYSSERVPKPERGLRGKAPRSRQLVPSGIALSDPVLPAPGNSKPADTPNPLLIPEVPSPQGASGSGEHPSADLLISSVAPAGRHRVDLDHPSSALIHQGKSFPGTAELYPTPPADNSNIPLYKEKTSPIAQAPTSLFKDSPFEFHTQIDGGAITLAQSNLFNQTTLSCGETVTSTWASSGLESYASPGVSSRDYWFGSTLGERPNAQPDLDLITNSPIYLEDENVDTENLQSLRVELLDGLVLDREIESNTVSFLIHSFTSWMSRFLFEPARVIPFFREAIIRGHSLGHEKHQRLVLTASAVLAVSESTNYDTAPFTILYNQSLKGVVEARARGNVTRETAIEAMESCHEVISIMCKICPLASILNTMDLYAPIFRRACPEPDNEHVNLPGILTGFEVHLKLYATMDVLLSAVTSRPMFFRYNLEPPSPQAEALLNSEDGPGLRWLAGVPDRLIVTFARMNTLLEDYGNRVDPEIVQGMKEEILACATTCYSGPAADPVLVLGRIVVQESWKLVAYIYLYMGLCGADSSDARVVKLRKRFISLIEGVRPRRNPDTFLVVPLMILGVATTCPTDQSIILSRLWGISECSKPGTLGNDMIRMLNSIWTSTKNRPAVWTDVREACLHIAGIPAGVDQRCFGAVEQQTMIIKDQSSAGWNYYEASTDDGASSSRMSHLQHEPDHDRDAQRPPSPPHQIHTIHSPSSDSPAQRRLGLAAFASTLFVVVMSAGLATLFLLLIILSQVSNVSDPAAFVVRERVFSSNDLESSSLSALAVSTAISHFLSITTPLVLSLLAYRTAYLWIQAQSSPAADEEGVASRLPTPLHYGLLVRILNSSTILNLGPSAAYFLPRLRWRRSSESTTTISPPRLLREAFATAFFVYVLSHTIGLADIWLHSVASVGIADMPTPSRELPRFSMVFNQSLCDPSTGLQCMHFSDHWGNSNVVRTGELVAANSTNFANMSVISLAEENYTAILTPSDFIREWNFSASTYGARAQCYPISNYCAETGCDSPFVGGPAVDAGMSLATLSFPKTSSKVASRGPGFGDYRDMPRVMAHVGNVTVGSPTGIPASVANAIPPNPGPVLIKLRWTDTLPPPYSFERSLSQPLFEVDMLPSRASDEEFQSRYVTILYAQCELEFVRVRYGYNQQHQFQAQHIQGLKDDASMTAVLWSPLIWQQFTDQLINNIRQGCLTDYSLEGTMAILGQELSRLAVGASAGLFMRTNESVADASTITQVLVGRYPRTPVYVFAGLLYAYAAFAIVLFLSTAACTSDVIKFRSDLDDLNKERVDGAGTKPPKAYTALELAQRRLVDPATLIAEQYVWAPHSSPSKASAMATQLRTADMFGVGEPSKTSSAPDRLFVGLGGPYADNGDPRFGVWRRPKRQIDTESDRLTYVPGVPSSLGMTNPEMIEGTTLVGSTLLSEQNGMPPAYATLSRGTRSRSDGSEYVLEHAARHTQSSGLVDTRTRVEGRHVDLNLGPERRPLPEKDWPALARVPSSASSQGSSSTIRTVRRCTGV, from the exons ATGTTGGACATCCCCATGTCGGCTCCTCGGTGCAAAACTTGCGAAGCTAG CAACAAAAAGTGTGATGGAACGCGAGGTCCAACCGGGTGTCGAAGGTGTGCCCAAGCAGGCCTCGAATGCGGGGGATATTCGTCCGAGAGGGTTCCGAAACCCGAACGCGGTCTTAGGGGCAAGGCACCAAGATCAAGACAGCTTGTTCCTAGCGGCATCGCACTCTCTGATCCTGTTCTTCCGGCCCCTGGTAATTCTAAACCAGCAGATACTCCTAACCCCTTATTGATTCCCGAGGTTCCCTCGCCTCAAGGCGCTTCGGGATCTGGGGAACATCCTTCTGCCGATCTCTTGATTTCGTCGGTAGCTCCTGCCGGGCGACACCGTGTCGATCTAGATCACCCCTCGAGTGCCTTGATCCATCAAGGAAAATCCTTTCCAGGGACAGCCGAGCTTTATCCTACTCCCCCAGCCGACAACTCTAACATCCCGCTATACAAAGAAAAGACCTCTCCTATCGCGCAAGCGCCAACTTCTTTGTTCAAGGACAGTCCATTCGAATTCCACACTCAGATTGATGGGGGTGCCATAACCCTCGCCCAATCAAATTTATTCAATCAAACAACCCTTTCATGTGGGGAAACTGTAACTTCAACTTGGGCGTCGTCGGGCCTCGAGTCATATGCTTCACCTGGTGTCAGTTCAAGGGACTATTGGTTCGGCTCTACGCTTGGAGAACGCCCCAATGCACAACCGGATTTAGATTTGATTACCAACTCTCCCATCTATCTCGAAGACGAAAACGTTGACACGGAGAATCTTCAGTCGCTTCGAGTAGAATTGCTCGACGGATTAGTATTGGATAGAGAAATCGAGAGTAACACCGTTTCGTTTCTCATACATTCTT TCACGTCCTGGATGAGCCGATTTCTATTCGAGCCCGCCCGCGTTATCCCTTTCTTTCGAGAGGCTATTATTCGCGGCCACTCACTGGGTCACGAAAAACACCAGAGATTGGTTTTGACCGCCAGCGCCGTATTAGCCGTGTCTGAATCTACCAACTACGATACGGCTCCGTTTACAATTCTTTACAACCAGTCGTTAAAGGGCGTGGTTGAGGCCCGCGCCCGTGGCAATGTTACGCGAGAAACCGCAATTGAAGCTATGGAGTCCTGTCATGAA GTTATTTCGATAATGTGCAAGATTTGCCCTCTTGCGAGCATTCTCAATACAATGGATCTATATGCCCCTATCTTCCGGCGCGCCTGTCCAGAACCAGACAACGAGCATGTCAATTTACCAGGGATACTTACTGGTTTCGAAGTTCATCTCAAGCTCTACGCTACTATGGATGTTCTTCTTAGTGCTGTTACCTCTCGTCCAATGTTTTTCAGATACAATCTCGAGCCTCCCTCCCCACAGGCTGAAGCACTTCTCAATTCAGAAGACGGACCTGGGTTAAGGTGGTTAGCGGGCGTGCCCGATCGCTTAATAGTAACATTTGCAAGGATGAACACCCTTCTGGAGGATTACGGGAATCGCGTCGATCCTGAAATTGTGCAAGGGATGAAGGAAGAAATCCTTGCTTGTGCCACTACGTGCTATTCTGGCCCCGCGGCCGATCCAGTCTTGGTCCTTGGCAGAATTGTGGTCCAGGAGAGTTGGAAGCTAGTTGCATATATCTACCTTTATATG GGGTTATGTGGAGCTGATTCCTCTGACGCGCGGGTTGTCAAGCTTCGAAAAAGATTCATCTCGCTTATAGAAGGTGTTAGGCCTCGCAGGAACCCAGATACGTTCTTGGTTGTCCCCCTGATGATT CTTGGCGTCGCGACCACCTGCCCCACCGACCAATCCATTATCCTCTCTCGACTCTGGGGAATCTCCGAGTGCAGCAAGCCAGGTACACTGGGAAATGACATGATCAGGATGTTAAATAGTATTTGGACATCAACCAAGAATAGACCAGCTGTATGGACTGACGTCCGGGAAGCGTGTTTGCACATTGCAGGCAT ACCAGCTGGCGTTGATCAACGTTGTTTCGGCGCCGTCGAGCAGCAGACCATGATCATCAAGGACCAGTCCTCGGCAGGATGGAACTACTACGAGGCCAGTACCGACGATGGAGCGAGTTCGAGTCGGATGTCACACCTACAGCATGAACCGGACCACGATAGAGATGCACAACGACCACCCtctcctcctcatcagaTCCATACCATCCACTCCCCTTCCTCCGACTCTCCCGCCCAAAGACGACTTGGTCTAGCCGCCTTTGCATCTACTCTCTTTGTCGTTGTCATGTCTGCCGGCTTAGCGACTCTCTTTCTGTTGCTTATTATTTTGTCTCAAGTATCCAACGTGTCGGACCCTGCGGCATTTGTCGTACGAGAACGGGTATTTTCCTCGAATGACCTTGAATCATCATCGCTCTCTGCACTTGCCGTGTCTACAGCAATC TCCCATTTTCTCAGCATTACCACACCCCTTGTTCTTTCCCTACTGGCCTATCGCACTGCTTATCTTTGGATTCAAGCTCAATCCTCCCCAGCTGCGGATGAGGAAGGAGTTGCCAGTCGCCTGCCCACCCCACTTCA CTACGGCCTTCTGGTTCGCATCCTCAATTCAAGCACCATCCTGAACCTCGGTCCCTCAGCCGCATATTTCCTACCGCGTCTTCGCTGGCGTCGAAGTTCGGAGAGCACTACCACCATATCCCCGCCACGCTTACTTCGAGAGGCATTCGCAACTGCCTTTTTCGTCTATGTTCTTTCGCACACGATTGGCCTTGCCGACATATGGCTTCATTCAGTTGCTTCGGTAGGGATCGCCGATATGCCCACTCCTTCGCGAGAACTACCCAGGTTCAGTATGGTCTTCAACCAGAGTCTTTGCGACCCCTCTACCGGTCTTCAATGCATGCACTTCTCTGACCATTGGGGTAATTCCAATGTGGTCCGGACAGGCGAACTCGTCGCTGCCAATTCCACTAACTTCGCCAACATGTCTGTAATCAGCCTCGCGGAAGAAAATTACACTGCTATCCTTACTCCATCGGACTTCATACGAGAGTGGAATTTTTCGGCTAGCACATATGGAGCAAGAGCTCAGTGTTATCCCATCTCGAACTACTGTGCCGAAACTGGCTGCGATTCTCCCTTTGTCGGAGGTCCCGCAGTAGATGCAGGAATGAGTCTCGCAACTTTGAGCTTCCCCAAGACTAGCTCAAAGGTCGCCTCGCGAGGGCCAGGATTTGGCGACTATCGTGATATGCCTCGCGTCATGGCTCATGTCGGCAATGTTACTGTCGGCTCGCCTACTGGTATCCCTGCTTCCGTTGCGAATGCAATTCCTCCAAATCCCGGCCCGGTTCTTATCAAACTCCGCTGGACCGACACCCTTCCTCCACCCTACTCTTTCGAACGTTCCTTGTCTCAGCCTCTATTCGAAGTCGATATGCTTCCCAGTAGGGCTTCAGATGAGGAATTTCAGTCACGCTACGTAACTATTCTGTATGCTCAGTGCGAACTCGAATTCGTCAGAGTTCGTTACGGCTACAATCAACAGCATCAATTCCAGGCACAGCATATTCAAGGGCTGAAGGACGACGCTTCAATGACTGCCGTTTTATGGTCCCCACTAATTTGGCAACAATTCACCGATCAG CTCATCAACAATATCCGTCAAGGGTGCCTCACTGACTATTCTTTGGAAGGCACCATGGCAATTCTTGGACAAGAGCTGTCACGTCTGGCAGTTGGAGCATCGGCTGGGTTATTTATGCGCACCAACGAGTCCGTCGCCGATGCCAGCACCATCACTCAAGTATTAGTCGGCCGCTACCCACGTACCCCGGTTTATGTCTTTGCTGGGTTGTTGTACGCCTATGCCGCCTTTGCCATCGTCCTGTTCTTATCTACGGCGGCTTGCACCTCGGACGTTATTAAGTTCCGTTCCGATCTTGACGACTTGAATAAAGAAAGGGTCGATGGGGCTGGGACAAAACCTCCAAAAGCCTATACTGCTCTGGAGCTCGCTCAACGTCGACTCGTTGATCCTGCAACCCTCATTGCCGAGCAATATGTTTGGGCACCACATTCATCGCCTTCCAAAGCAAGCGCAATGGCCACGCAGTTACGAACGGCGGATATGTTTGGGGTTGGCGAACCTAGCAAGACGTCCTCCGCACCCGACCGGTTGTTCGTTGGGCTAGGTGGGCCGTATGCGGATAACGGTGACCCACGCTTTGGAGTCTGGCGCCGACCCAAGCGACAAATCGATACGGAATCTGATCGTCTGACGTATGTGCCGGGAGTGCCGTCGTCTCTTGGTATGACGAATCCCGAAATGATCGAAGGCACAACCCTAGTTGGGAGCACACTCCTCTCCGAACAGAACGGCATGCCTCCCGCTTATGCAACTTTAAGCCGAGGTACTCGAAGTCGTTCCGATGGATCCGAATACGTCCTGGAGCATGCCGCCCGACACACACAAAGCTCAGGATTGGTAGATACCCGAACGCGGGTAGAAGGTCGGCACGTTGATCTCAACCTTGGTCCGGAGAGGAGGCCGTTGCCCGAAAAGGACTGGCCTGCTCTGGCGAGAGTTCCTTCCAGCGCATCTTCGCAAGGAAGTAGCAGCACAATACGGACTGTTAGGAGATGTACTGGGGTTTAA
- a CDS encoding JmjC domain, hydroxylase, which yields MHNAGPTRPLPPDYSHLADIFETRQMHSPPSSRESTPELTPEQERARRRAIVQPAFFYPNSGCDDPSLDTHQPLSDEELAKLDDEAFADALLDPAEDPRASRGIPVFRPTLHEFSDFERYMESIEPWGRRSGIVKVIPPKEWQVHHPRDGLSSTTERLSAVKLKNPIEQHFIGRTGLYRQQNEERRHTYSVRDWASACLRDGLRAPAPRDIVQQELNTRRSKRARKGEDSVEDEQERAALVDALRTIDERKPTPSRTRSATIHAPEPDFYKTLDPFTEWLPDNTVPEDYTPAVCRALERHFWRNCGLGKDPMYGADMQGTLFDPEMNTWNVAHLPNLLERVMPHGEKIPGVNTPYLYFGMWRATFAWHVEDMDLYSINYIHWGAPKYWYAIPSQRADIFEATMRKHFSAEAAECSQFMRHKSFLASPAILAEADCRPNTLVQHQGEFVITYPRGYHAGFNVGFNCAESVNFALESWIQLGRRAQYCKCVGDSVRFDVDALISEYEARKNPIPLPPFNYNPSLKRKSHPADDPFPKRIRIREPDPPFATAAQLEQLPTIKIKIRPPATLANSSRSPYRARTQPVSTNVPKLVAPSIPPSERNNRSLPPPSPTRRTTSPSRSSTSSLPKLRLPAQTSFPCYLCASEDIEGLLPVHESSREGASPTRRGMNAGQKAEDLRIHQACAEAVPETWIGSIEGQKYVCGVENIVKDRWTLKCSLCTKVSSKLHGAKIQCGKGRCSKAFHVSCARDSPDVEYTIESADETKQPGEGLELKEPAVTVLCPQHNPLLVEARKADKQQKLDADIGSLKQWARIKVRGSGGVFAVTLVNVYEDRRTVEVMWDQGSTKEFKYTSVVWTDDGEVQEKPGKVEGETLGSDLTGSYPSPPPTQRDTNSPNAAPSALKPSPSADQSAKSARSTPNPTSSQSTRYSFQPYQFYPYPPPYPLGPSPPPSQSYQPPQPHPGFTVPLPVPMQYPYPYPPYGTQHGYHPHPHFFAAHGYQYAPMPTYHPPASLHSVNRPHSTGASVTGSPAPDSVTLAKESSINSTSAEAPRPPIQSYVGVRPASSQDILNSARQGRATTGA from the exons ATGCACAACGCGGGCCCGACTCGGCCCCTCCCACCAGACTACAGCCATTTGGCAGATATTTTTGAGACAAGACAGATGCATTCCCCGCCATCGTCCCGCGAATCAACACCAGAGCTGACGCCCGAGCAAGAACGGGCTCGGCGTCGTGCGATTGTTCAGCCTGCGTTCTTTTATCCCAACTCTGGCTGCGATGACCCTTCCCTCGACACACACCAGCCACTGAGCGACGAGGAACTGGCGAAACTGGATGACGAAGCATTTGCTGATGCACTGCTCGACCCCGCCGAAGATCCTCGGGCGTCGCGAGGCATCCCGGTCTTTCGTCCCACGCTTCACGAGTTTTCCGATTTCGAGCGATACATGGAGAGCATTGAGCCCTGGGGCAGACGCAGTGGTATAGTCAAGGTTATTCCTCCCAAGGAATGGCAAGTACATCATCC GCGAGACGGCCTCTCCTCCACAACCGAACGTCTCTCAGCAGTCAAATTAAAGAACCCAATCGAACAACATTTTATCGGCAGGACTGGTCTCTATCGCCAGCAAAACGAGGAGCGCCGCCACACATACTCGGTCCGCGATTGGGCGAGCGCCTGTCTCCGAGATGGCCTTCGAGCACCCGCCCCCCGTGACATTGTACAACAAGAACTCAACACTCGTCGGAGTAAGAGAGCTCGCAAGGGAGAAGACTCCGTAGAAGATGAGCAAGAACGCGCTGCCCTTGTCGATGCATTACGCACCATCGACGAGCGCAAGCCGACTCCTTCCCGAACTCGTTCCGCTACAATTCATGCTCCCGAACCCGATTTTTACAAAACATTAGATCCCTTTACCGAATGGCTTCCTGACAATACCGTTCCGGAAGACTATACTCCCGCCGTCTGCCGTGCACTCGAGCGCCACTTTTGGAGGAACTGTGGTCTCGGAAAAGACCCGATGTATGGAGCTGACATGCAAGGCACCCTCTTCGACCCCGAAATGAATACATGGAATGTTGCTCATTTACCCAATCTCTTGGAGAGGGTAATGCCACATGGGGAGAAGATCCCAGGGGTCAACACCCCTTATTTATACTTCG GGATGTGGAGAGCCACATTTGCTTGGCACGTTGAAGACATGGATTTATATTCCATCAACTACATACACTGGGGCGCTCCCAAATACTGGTATGCTATTCCTAGCCAGCGCGCCGATATATTCGAAGCTACGATGCGAA AACATTTTTCGGCCGAGGCAGCAGAGTGCTCGCAGTTTATGCGACATAAATCGTTCCTGGCCTCGCCTGCTATACTCGCAGAAGCGGACTGCCGGccaaatactttggtacagcACCAAG GCGAATTTGTGATTACTTATCCTCGAGGATACCACGCCGGGTTCAATGTCGGCTTCAACTGCGCTGAGTCTGTCAACTTCGCTCTCGAAAGCTGGATTCAACTCGGGAGGCGGGCGCAGTACTGTAAATGTGTAGGAGATAG TGTTCGGTTCGACGTCGACGCCCTTATTTCTGAATACGAGGCTCGGAAAAATCCCATTCCCCTCCCACCATTCAACTACAATCCCTCCCTGAAACGAAAATCTCACCCTGCCGATGATCCCTTCCCCAAACGAATTCGTATTCGCGAACCAGATCCACCTTTCGCGACCGCTGCACAACTCGAACAGCTACCCACGATTAAGATCAAAATACGGCCTCCCGCAACGCTCGCCAACAGTAGTCGTTCACCTTATCGTGCCCGAACACAGCCCGTTAGTACGAATGTGCCCAAGCTTGTGGCTCCATCTATACCCCCCTCAGAGAGGAATAATCGCTCGCTCCCGCCCCCGTCACCTACTCGTCGCACCACATCACCCTCAAGGTCCTCGACTAGTTCTCTCCCCAAACTGAGGTTACCCGCGCAAACAAGTTTCCCGTGTTATTTGTGTGCGTCAGAGGACATCGAAGGGCTATTACCTGTCCACGAATCTTCCAGAGAGGGTGCGAGTCCAACTCGGCGGGGCATGAATGCGGGTCAAAAGGCGGAGGATTTGAGGATTCATCAGGCGTGTGCAGAGGCAGTCCCCGAAACTTGGATTGGATCTATCGAAGGGCAGAAGTATGTTTGCGGGGTGGAGAATATTGTCAAGGATAGGTGGACGCTC AAATGTAGTTTGTGTACCAAGGTTTCATCCAAGCTACATGGCGCCAAAATTCAGTGCGGCAAGGGTCGTTGCTCGAAGGCCTTTCACGTTAGCTGTGCCAGGGACAGTCCGGACGTCGAGTATACGATCGAGTCTGCAGATGAGACGAAGCAACCCGGTGAGGGGCTCGAGTTAAAGGAGCCGGCAGTGACTGTGCTGTGTCCCCAGCATAACCCA CTGTTGGTCGAAGCCCGCAAAGCCGACAAACAGCAGAAGCTCGATGCTGATATCGGTTCGCTAAAGCAATGGGCGCGCATCAAGGTACGAGGGTCGGGTGGGGTATTTGCTGTAACACTCGTGAACGTGTACGAAGACCGAAGAACGGTGGAAGTCATGTGGGATCAAGGGTCAACAAAAGAGTTCAAGTATACGAGCGTAGTATGGACTGATGATGGGGAGGTGCAGGAGAAGCCGGGCAAGGTGGAAGGAGAAACGCTAGGGAGCG ATCTCACCGGTTCGTATCCTAGTCCCCCGCCGACTCAACGGGATACCAATAGTCCGAATGCGGCTCCGTCAGCGCTCAAGCCCTCCCCCTCCGCCGACCAATCCGCCAAGTCCGCGCGCAGTACACCCAATCCCACCAGTTCACAATCGACTCGATATTCTTTCCAGCCATACCAGTTCTACCCATATCCTCCGCCATACCCCCTCGGTCCGTCCCCGCCGCCATCTCAATCGTATCAACCTCCGCAGCCTCACCCAGGCTTCACCGTTCCTCTCCCCGTCCCGATGCAATACCCATATCCCTACCCACCCTACGGTACGCAGCATGGTTATCATCCACACCCACACTTCTTTGCTGCTCATGGGTATCAATATGCGCCAATGCCGACGTACCATCCCCCCGCATCTCTCCACTCGGTCAATCGCCCGCACTCCACCGGGGCTTCGGTAACTGGCTCGCCTGCCCCCGATTCCGTAACGTTGGCCAAGGAGTCTTCTATTAACAGCACGAGTGCCGAAGCTCCAAGGCCGCCCATCCAGTCATATGTCGGGGTTCGACCGGCCAGTTCACAAGACATCTTGAACAGCGCTCGCCAAGGCCGTGCGACCACTGGAGCTTGA